A region from the Zingiber officinale cultivar Zhangliang unplaced genomic scaffold, Zo_v1.1 ctg117, whole genome shotgun sequence genome encodes:
- the LOC122035835 gene encoding F-box protein AFR-like encodes MPPRLEPAEMVDASRVVVEEEHVPRRRSEAEAEAEEEQLIPGLPDDVAEHCLLHLPFPYQPLARSVSSAWNRTLSSPSFLRSKAEAAAERSLPYLFVFAFDRTTLRLQWQAHDPRMRRWFVLPPMPLPAGGDGPLCPPAFACAALPGRGELYVLGGMRSDTQSPLRTLLAYRAATNSWCAAAPMPTPRCFFAAGAIGDRIFAAGGGDGGISAVEWYDPEADRWAPAAGMRRGITRYDAAVVGQRMYLTEGWTWPFDSSPCGGVYDADRDAWDEMRVGMREGWTGASAVAGAHLYVISECGDGRVKAYDEGTDRWKAVAGGAVPAEVRRPYAVIGSGGGAAEKGRRTIYVVGSGMDVGVGTVSSTAGTAEERVEWEVVKGPPAFADLAPCNALVLFA; translated from the coding sequence ATGCCCCCGCGCTTGGAGCCGGCGGAGATGGTCGACGCGTCGAGGgtggtggtggaggaggagcATGTGCCACGGCGGCGATCGGAGGCGGAGGCCGAGGCGGAAGAGGAGCAGTTGATCCCTGGATTGCCCGACGACGTGGCGGAGCATTGCCTCCTCCACTTGCCTTTCCCTTACCAGCCGCTCGCCCGCTCCGTCTCCTCCGCCTGGAATCGCACCCTCTCCAGCCCTTCCTTCCTCCGCAGCAAGGCGGAGGCGGCCGCCGAGCGGTCGCTTCCATACTTGTTCGTCTTCGCCTTCGATCGCACCACCCTTCGGCTCCAGTGGCAGGCACACGACCCGCGGATGCGCCGCTGGTTCGTGCTCCCCCCGATGCCTCTGCCGGCGGGTGGAGACGGCCCGCTCTGTCCCCCAGCCTTCGCCTGCGCCGCCCTACCCGGCCGCGGCGAACTGTATGTCCTCGGAGGGATGCGGTCCGACACCCAGTCCCCGCTGCGGACCCTGCTCGCCTACCGCGCCGCCACCAACTCCTGGTGCGCCGCCGCGCCGATGCCCACCCCGCGGTGCTTCTTCGCTGCGGGCGCGATCGGGGACCGGATCTTCGCCGCGGGGGGAGGCGACGGCGGGATCTCTGCGGTGGAGTGGTACGACCCGGAGGCGGACCGGTGGGCTCCCGCGGCCGGGATGCGCCGCGGGATAACTCGGTACGACGCCGCCGTTGTCGGCCAGCGGATGTACCTGACCGAGGGCTGGACCTGGCCATTCGACTCCTCGCCCTGCGGCGGCGTCTACGATGCGGATCGGGACGCGTGGGATGAGATGCGTGTGGGGATGCGGGAGGGGTGGACGGGCGCGAGCGCGGTGGCCGGCGCCCATCTCTACGTCATATCCGAGTGCGGCGACGGGCGGGTGAAGGCGTACGACGAGGGGACCGACAGATGGAAGGCGGTGGCTGGCGGAGCAGTGCCCGCAGAAGTGAGGCGGCCTTACGCGGTGATCGGGAGCGGCGGAGGCGCTGCAGAGAAAGGGAGAAGGACGATCTACGTGGTGGGGAGCGGGATGGACGTCGGCGTAGGGACGGTCTCGTCCACCGCCGGCACGGCGGAGGAGAGGGTGGAGTGGGAGGTGGTGAAAGGTCCGCCGGCGTTCGCAGATCTCGCACCTTGTAACGCCCTCGTACTGTTTGCTTAA